A part of Aegilops tauschii subsp. strangulata cultivar AL8/78 chromosome 2, Aet v6.0, whole genome shotgun sequence genomic DNA contains:
- the LOC109772559 gene encoding uncharacterized protein, with protein sequence MPEAATLDPAARNGEDGDVEEVEEFHESLDRILSSSCSSTSASDDDADLLLHRHRRRGSQHQHTTHQQQQGAADPAYDVWISEPTSVSERRRVLLNRLGLSASGSLQPPASPGRRSVSVPSPLSPPPRSRSPSPPPSASPPPEESAGPAEEDSLPRSVGHGKPPLARNQSIGGSGGGEQCRIRNLDDGTEFELGEVHEEVVREVGTGRQLTLEEFELCLGRSPIVHELMRRATTAGASSSASDHAGAPASSKPRRKSGGWLRGIRHLAGTVAYGGRRGSTEVRDREKEKKEREARRLSSATDDSLDGSSTRSAGRVKVRQYGKTCKELTGMFMTQELAAHSGSVWCINFSLDGRYLASAGEDRVIHVWEVSEGERKGELLGEGAVSKESGGGGSPFVAVAGNGSPEVAMLPLNSADKGFVEKKRRPRVQSSRKSVGSDHLVVPECVFGFRDKPFCSLLGHAADVLDLSWSKSQYLLSSSMDKTVRLWDITSSTCLKTFSHTDYVTCIQFNPVDDNFFISGSLDEKVRIWNVHDRKIEDWNDLHEMVTAACYSPDGQVAMVGSHKGSCHLFDTTEKKLLYKSQIDLRIRKKKSGQKKITGFQFAPGSSLEVLITSADSRIRVVNGDELVHKFKGFRNTSSQISASVAPNGKYVVCASEDSHVYVWRHDNSSHPSRSRSAVDVTNSYEHFHCRDVTVAITWPGAEARGSMGCRSSRHSDSDGAVNSVPETPIQNKEHGSNGTAHSQRYIESPVCEGGASTSTSNHPVEAASPSLPDEQLPSAKSSPGHSSSDLCIGAMDVQRRSAWGLVIVTAGQGGEIRVFQNFGFPVQV encoded by the exons ATGCCGGAGGCGGCGACGCTGGATCCGGCGGCGAGGAATGGGGAGGATGGGgatgtggaggaggttgaggagTTCCACGAGTCGCTGGATCGGAtcctctcctcctcctgctcctccacctccgcctccgacGACGACGCCGACCTGCTCCtgcaccgccaccgccgccgcgggAGCCAGCACCAGCATACCACCCACCAACAACAGCAAGGGGCGGCGGACCCCGCGTACGACGTCTGGATCTCCGAGCCCACCTCGGTCTCGGAGCGCCGCCGGGTGCTGCTCAACCGCCTCGGCCTCTCCGCCTCCGGCTCCCTCCAGCCGCCCGCCTCCCCCGGCCGCCGCTCCGTCTCCGTCCCCTCCCCACTCTCCCCGCCGCCCCGCTCCCGCTCCCCCTctccgccgccgtccgcctcgCCTCCACCGGAAGAGTCGGCGGGTCCCGCGGAGGAGGACAGCCTTCCCAGATCCGTCGGCCACGGGAAGCCGCCGCTGGCCCGGAACCAGAGCAttggcggctccggcggcggggaaCAGTGCCGGATCCGGAACCTGGACGACGGCACGGAGTTCGAGCTCGGGGAGGTGCACGAGGAGGTGGTCCGCGAGGTCGGCACCGGCCGCCAGCTCACCCTCGAGGAGTTCGAGCTCTGCCTCGGCCGCTCCCCGATCGTCCACGAGCTCATGCGCCGCGCCACCaccgccggcgcctcctcctcggcctccGACCACGCCGGTGCCCCCGCGTCGTCCAAGCCCCGCCGGAAGTCCGGCGGGTGGCTGCGGGGCATCAGGCACCTGGCCGGCACGGTCGCCTATGGAGGGCGCCGCGGCAGCACCGAGGTGAGGGAcagggagaaggagaagaaggagagggaGGCGCGCCGCCTCAGCTCCGCCACCGACGACAGCCTCGACGGCAGCAGCACGCGCAGCGCGGGCAGGGTCAAGGTGCGGCAGTATGGGAAGACGTGCAAGGAGCTCACCGGCATGTTCATGACACAGGAGTTGGCCGCGCACTCTGGCTCTGTGTGGTGCATCAACTTCAGCCTGGATGGACGGTATCTTGCGAGCGCCGGCGAGGACCGTGTCATCCATGTCTGGGAGGTTTCCGAGGGTGAGAGAAAGGGGGAGTTGCTCGGGGAAGGCGCGGTTTCGAAGGAgagcggcggcggaggcagcCCGTTTGTGGCAGTTGCTGGAAATGGGTCACCGGAGGTGGCAATGCTGCCGCTCAACAGTGCCGACAAGGGCTTtgtggagaagaagaggaggccAAGGGTGCAGAGCAGTCGGAAGTCAGTCGGTTCTGATCATCTAGTTGTGCCCGAGTGCGTGTTTGGGTTCAGAGATAAGCCATTTTGCTCGCTCCTGGGACATGCCGCTGATGTTCTTGATCTATCATGGTCCAAATCCCAG TACTTGCTTTCGTCCTCAATGGACAAAACTGTTAGGCTATGGGACATCACATCCAGTACCTGTTTGAAGACATTCTCACACACGGACTATG TGACTTGCATCCAATTCAATCCGGTAGACGATAACTTCTTCATTAGTGGGTCACTGGATGAGAAAGTTCGCATTTGGAATGTCCATGATCGCAAGATTGAAGATTGGAATGATCTACATGAGATGGTTACCGCTGCATGTTATTCCCCCGATGGACAG GTTGCAATGGTGGGATCTCACAAGGGAAGCTGCCATTTATTTGATACAACTG AAAAGAAGCTTCTGTACAAAAGCCAAATAGACCTAAGAATCAGGAAAAAGAAGTCTGGCCAGAAGAAGATTACTGGTTTCCAG TTTGCTCCAGGAAGCTCCTTGGAAGTCCTGATTACTTCTGCAGATTCAAGAATTCGTGTTGTTAATGGCGACGAGCTTGTTCACAAATTTAAAG GGTTCCGCAATACTAGTAGCCAAATCTCAGCTTCTGTAGCTCCAAATGGAAAATATGTAGTCTGTGCCAGTGAGGACTCTCATGTGTACGTCTGGAGACATGACAACAGTTCCCATCCTAGCAGAAGCAGGAGCGCAGTTGATGTAACCAACTCGTATGAACATTTCCACTGCCGTGATGTAACTGTGGCAATCACATGGCCCGGTGCTGAAGCCCGTGGATCGATGGGGTGTCGTAGCAGCAGACACAGTGATTCGGATGGTGCAGTGAACTCTGTCCCTGAAACTCCTATACAAAACAAGGAGCATGGATCGAATGGAACTGCTCACAGTCAGAGATACATCGAGAGCCCAGTTTGTGAAGGTGGCGCGAGCACAAGCACCAGCAATCATCCAGTCGAAGCAGCGTCCCCATCCTTGCCTGACGAGCAATTACCATCTGCCAAGAGCAGTCCTGGCCACAGTTCATCGGATCTTTGCATCGGAGCTATGGATGTCCAGCGCCGGTCAGCGTGGGGTTTGGTGATCGTCACGGCGGGACAGGGAGGAGAAATCAGAGTGTTTCAGAATTTTGGTTTCCCGGTTCAAGTGTAA